In one Spirosoma rigui genomic region, the following are encoded:
- a CDS encoding aldose epimerase family protein, giving the protein MIPIRLLLLTASLLAAMAAAPRLKNRAGIEQAEFGALPDGRVASLFTLRNAAGMTVQITNYGGYIVSWTAPDRTGKQENIVLGLPTFADYLKGTPSLGPIIGRFGNRIGNGTFPLDGQVYTVAKNAGANHIHGGRVGFDKKLWTATPSDGAEPALALRYTSPDGEEGYPGTLAVTVTYTLQKNNALRIDYQATTDKPTVVNLTNHAYFNLSGMKRDILNQELMIRADRVLVTDKTQIPTGELKPVAGTVFDFSKAMPIGARINDTTDTQLRYGRGYDHCWVFSDSSKTLKLGATLYEPGSGRLMTMSTTEPAVQVYTANHLNGSLKGKEGVPFQRRWGVCLETQHFPDSPNHPNFPTTTLRPGETYRSSTVYAFSVRK; this is encoded by the coding sequence ATGATACCTATACGTTTGCTGCTGCTTACTGCCAGTCTGTTGGCCGCGATGGCCGCTGCCCCCCGGCTCAAAAACCGGGCTGGCATCGAGCAAGCCGAGTTCGGCGCTTTACCCGACGGGCGGGTAGCTTCGCTGTTCACTCTTCGGAATGCCGCTGGCATGACCGTCCAGATCACCAACTACGGTGGCTATATCGTGTCGTGGACCGCGCCCGACCGAACCGGCAAACAGGAGAACATTGTCCTGGGTCTGCCCACTTTTGCCGATTACCTGAAGGGCACCCCCAGCCTGGGGCCCATCATTGGCCGCTTCGGCAACCGCATTGGCAATGGGACCTTCCCCCTTGATGGGCAGGTATATACCGTAGCAAAAAACGCCGGGGCCAACCACATCCACGGTGGTCGGGTCGGATTCGATAAAAAGCTGTGGACCGCCACCCCTTCAGACGGGGCTGAACCCGCGCTGGCCCTGCGGTATACCTCCCCCGATGGCGAAGAGGGGTACCCCGGAACGCTGGCCGTAACCGTCACCTATACCCTCCAGAAAAACAACGCTCTGCGCATCGATTACCAGGCAACAACCGATAAACCTACCGTTGTGAACCTGACCAATCACGCTTATTTCAACCTGAGCGGCATGAAACGGGATATACTGAATCAGGAACTGATGATCCGGGCCGACCGGGTGCTGGTGACCGACAAAACTCAAATCCCCACCGGTGAGCTGAAACCCGTAGCAGGCACCGTTTTCGACTTTTCGAAAGCCATGCCGATTGGTGCCCGCATCAACGATACGACCGATACGCAGTTGCGCTACGGCAGAGGTTACGACCACTGCTGGGTCTTCTCCGATTCCTCAAAAACCCTGAAGCTGGGGGCTACGCTTTATGAACCCGGTAGTGGACGGCTGATGACAATGTCAACGACCGAACCCGCCGTGCAGGTGTATACTGCCAATCACCTGAACGGATCGCTAAAGGGTAAAGAAGGGGTACCTTTCCAGCGTCGGTGGGGGGTCTGTCTGGAAACCCAGCACTTCCCCGATTCGCCCAACCACCCGAATTTCCCCACGACGACCCTCCGGCCGGGCGAAACCTACCGGAGCAGCACCGTTTACGCGTTTTCAGTACGGAAGTAA
- a CDS encoding Gfo/Idh/MocA family protein, translating into MHLFNINRRQFIQGASASLALTTLGASGMDLSFIDPAKTYRVGLIGTGWYGKSDLFRLIQVAPVEVVALCDVDKNMLADAAKLVSQRQKSGKTPQQYGDYRKMLADNKLDIVLIGSPDHWHALQAIDAMKSGAHVYVQKPISVDVMEGEAMVAAARKYNKVVQVGTQRKSTPHLIDAKKNIVDAGLLGNVHHVEMCCYFPMRANGNPAVQPVPDFLDYEMWTGPAPMRPYDGLPHVRWWRTFMEYGNGITGDMCVHMFDTVRWMLKLGWPKRISSSGGIYVDKSGKSNISDTQSALFEYDNLNCVWQHRSWGTPNNPEYPWSFTLYGDKGTLWGSTMQYDFVPLKDGEKIHKDVVYEKEKYPEDLTEPTNPKIELNAAPATRLHMLDFLKAIETNGRPVADIEEGHISTASCILANISMKTGRPVVYDPKKRQVVGDPEATALLKRPYRKGYEHPDPTRV; encoded by the coding sequence ATGCATCTGTTCAACATCAATCGCCGTCAGTTCATACAGGGTGCCTCGGCATCACTCGCCCTGACTACCCTGGGAGCCAGCGGTATGGATTTGAGTTTCATCGATCCCGCTAAAACCTACCGGGTCGGGTTGATCGGCACTGGCTGGTACGGTAAAAGTGATTTGTTTCGGCTCATCCAGGTCGCCCCTGTTGAGGTGGTAGCACTCTGCGATGTCGACAAAAATATGCTGGCCGATGCCGCCAAACTAGTGAGCCAGCGTCAGAAATCGGGGAAGACGCCCCAGCAGTACGGCGATTACCGGAAAATGCTGGCCGACAACAAGCTTGACATTGTCCTGATCGGCTCGCCCGACCACTGGCACGCTTTGCAGGCCATCGACGCCATGAAATCGGGGGCGCACGTATACGTGCAAAAACCCATCAGTGTAGACGTTATGGAGGGGGAAGCCATGGTGGCAGCCGCCCGTAAATACAACAAGGTTGTGCAGGTGGGTACCCAACGTAAAAGTACGCCCCACCTGATCGACGCGAAGAAAAATATCGTGGATGCGGGTCTGCTCGGTAACGTCCATCACGTGGAGATGTGCTGCTACTTTCCGATGCGGGCCAATGGCAATCCGGCGGTTCAGCCCGTTCCTGATTTTCTAGACTACGAAATGTGGACGGGCCCCGCGCCGATGCGGCCCTACGACGGTCTGCCCCACGTTCGCTGGTGGCGGACATTTATGGAGTATGGCAACGGTATCACGGGCGACATGTGCGTCCACATGTTCGATACGGTGCGCTGGATGCTCAAACTGGGCTGGCCCAAACGCATCAGCTCCAGCGGGGGTATCTATGTCGACAAGTCCGGAAAGTCCAACATCTCCGATACGCAGTCGGCCTTGTTTGAATACGATAACCTGAACTGCGTCTGGCAGCACCGCTCCTGGGGAACGCCCAACAACCCCGAATACCCCTGGTCGTTCACGCTCTATGGCGATAAAGGTACACTCTGGGGCAGCACCATGCAGTATGATTTTGTGCCGCTGAAGGACGGCGAAAAAATTCATAAGGATGTCGTCTACGAAAAGGAGAAATACCCCGAAGACCTGACGGAGCCGACGAATCCGAAGATTGAGCTGAACGCAGCCCCGGCTACCCGCCTGCACATGCTCGATTTCCTGAAGGCTATTGAAACAAACGGTCGCCCCGTTGCCGACATCGAGGAAGGGCATATTTCCACCGCCAGCTGCATTCTGGCCAATATATCCATGAAAACCGGTCGGCCGGTAGTGTATGACCCCAAGAAACGGCAGGTCGTTGGCGACCCCGAGGCTACCGCCTTGCTGAAGCGTCCGTACCGCAAGGGATACGAGCATCCCGACCCAACCCGCGTTTAA
- a CDS encoding SMP-30/gluconolactonase/LRE family protein → MTAFAQQNSAPTGDLQQLIQPGATLQQVSSQFKFTEGPAVDKQGNVYFTDQPNDKIWLYNTEGKLSLFMDKTGRSNGMFFDKKGNLVSCADQNNELWSISPDKKVTVLLTSVDGKKLNGPNDLWIHPNGDIYFTDPYYQRDYWTRKTPDIDGQKVYYLPKGKKEAIVVDADMKQPNGIIGTTDGKFLYVADIRDNKTYKYEIGKDGKLNNRQLFVSQGSDGMTLDTQGNLYITGKGVTIYDPTGKKLGNIPVPAGWVGNICFAGKDRKTLFITASESIFTLSMQVAGIN, encoded by the coding sequence ATGACAGCATTTGCTCAACAGAACAGCGCGCCTACGGGCGATCTTCAGCAACTTATTCAGCCCGGAGCTACCCTCCAGCAGGTTTCTAGTCAGTTCAAATTCACCGAAGGACCCGCCGTTGATAAGCAGGGAAATGTGTACTTTACCGATCAGCCCAATGACAAGATCTGGCTGTATAATACAGAAGGAAAACTGTCGCTGTTCATGGACAAGACGGGTCGATCAAACGGCATGTTTTTCGACAAAAAAGGTAATCTTGTGAGCTGTGCCGATCAGAACAACGAGTTGTGGTCCATCAGTCCAGACAAAAAAGTGACGGTATTGCTGACCAGCGTAGACGGGAAAAAGCTTAACGGCCCCAACGACCTATGGATTCATCCCAACGGAGATATCTACTTTACCGACCCCTATTATCAACGCGACTACTGGACCCGCAAAACCCCCGACATTGACGGACAAAAAGTCTACTACCTTCCGAAGGGCAAAAAAGAAGCAATCGTCGTCGATGCCGACATGAAACAGCCTAACGGCATCATCGGTACGACGGATGGAAAGTTTCTCTACGTGGCCGACATCCGGGATAATAAAACCTACAAATACGAAATCGGTAAAGACGGTAAGCTGAACAACCGACAGCTGTTCGTGTCGCAGGGATCCGACGGGATGACACTCGACACCCAGGGTAACCTGTACATCACGGGCAAGGGGGTGACGATTTATGATCCGACCGGTAAAAAGCTGGGCAATATCCCTGTTCCGGCGGGTTGGGTCGGCAATATCTGTTTCGCCGGTAAGGACCGAAAAACGCTGTTTATCACCGCTTCCGAATCCATCTTTACGTTATCCATGCAGGTGGCTGGCATCAACTAG
- a CDS encoding SDR family NAD(P)-dependent oxidoreductase — MESSTGNSIGQTAIITGAAIGIGFAIAKALTRVGINVLLNDFDAEAASKAAQTINQPGAGESVGLGRCVACPGDAADVDFIRHMVDTAVSTFGSLDIAIANAGITIFGDIFTTTPEAFQTIVNLNLRGSFFLAQLAARQMETQRRGGSVLFMSSVVGHLGHPGLPVYSMTKAGLEMLAKQLVIDFSPLGITVNALAPGATLTERTLDDPTYIPIWSRITPMGRPATVDDIANAALFLVSPTSRHITGQSLVVDGGWTSVGVPPV; from the coding sequence ATGGAGTCATCGACGGGAAATAGTATTGGCCAGACGGCCATTATAACCGGCGCAGCCATTGGAATTGGGTTCGCAATCGCCAAGGCACTTACCCGCGTGGGTATCAATGTGCTGCTCAATGATTTTGATGCCGAAGCGGCCAGCAAAGCGGCCCAGACTATCAACCAGCCCGGGGCGGGTGAGTCGGTGGGATTAGGCCGGTGCGTTGCCTGTCCGGGCGACGCGGCCGATGTGGACTTTATCCGGCACATGGTCGACACGGCGGTTAGTACCTTCGGGTCGCTGGATATTGCCATTGCCAATGCCGGTATCACCATCTTCGGCGATATATTCACGACAACGCCCGAAGCCTTTCAGACCATTGTGAACCTAAACCTTCGGGGCAGCTTTTTTCTGGCGCAACTGGCCGCCCGGCAAATGGAAACCCAGCGGAGGGGGGGCAGCGTCCTGTTTATGTCGTCGGTTGTGGGGCACCTGGGGCACCCAGGCCTGCCGGTTTACAGCATGACGAAGGCCGGTCTGGAAATGCTGGCGAAGCAGTTGGTCATTGATTTCTCGCCCCTCGGAATCACCGTAAACGCGCTGGCACCCGGTGCTACGCTGACCGAGCGTACGCTGGACGATCCAACCTACATTCCCATCTGGTCGCGCATTACACCCATGGGTCGGCCGGCTACGGTAGACGATATTGCCAACGCAGCCCTCTTTCTGGTATCGCCCACCTCCCGGCACATCACCGGCCAAAGTCTGGTCGTCGATGGTGGCTGGACAAGCGTGGGGGTGCCACCGGTCTAG
- a CDS encoding EamA family transporter translates to MQVATSPLTTAPNRLTLWSALVSVYILWGSTYLFIHFMTERMPPLYMASMRYIVAGTLLYGYARFTGTKRATAIEWRSAGIVGILLLTVANGCLTLALQYIPTGVAALLGGLLPVFLLTLNWVTFARKRPTNLALAGLVVGLIGIYFLIKPDKLQGTGGIHANLIGASLVTFGNFAWAVGTLLAPRVSLPSGNLSSGIQMIVGGVVLLLISLCVEPVTPWSILDAPTKAIGSMIYLVIFGSIIGFSSYAWLARNATPQLLSTYAFVNPVVAMLLGVTFAGEVFSSQSLIGAVVALVGVILITLGRK, encoded by the coding sequence ATGCAAGTTGCTACGTCTCCGCTAACCACCGCGCCCAACCGTCTGACGCTGTGGTCGGCCCTGGTCTCCGTTTACATTTTGTGGGGTTCTACCTACCTTTTCATCCACTTTATGACCGAGCGGATGCCTCCGCTTTATATGGCATCCATGCGGTATATTGTGGCGGGTACGCTCCTCTACGGTTACGCACGCTTTACGGGCACTAAACGCGCTACCGCCATCGAATGGCGATCGGCGGGTATTGTCGGCATCCTGCTGCTCACCGTAGCCAACGGTTGTCTGACCCTCGCTTTGCAGTACATTCCAACGGGGGTAGCGGCATTGCTGGGCGGTTTGCTGCCCGTTTTTCTGCTCACACTGAACTGGGTAACGTTTGCCCGCAAGCGTCCCACGAACCTGGCCCTGGCGGGTTTGGTGGTGGGGCTGATTGGTATCTATTTCCTCATCAAACCCGACAAGCTTCAGGGAACGGGGGGTATCCACGCTAATCTGATTGGTGCCAGCCTGGTCACGTTCGGTAACTTCGCCTGGGCTGTCGGCACGCTGCTCGCTCCGCGGGTGTCGCTGCCGTCGGGCAACCTGTCAAGCGGTATTCAAATGATCGTAGGTGGTGTTGTACTGCTTCTGATCAGCCTGTGTGTAGAGCCGGTGACGCCGTGGAGCATTCTCGACGCTCCCACCAAAGCGATTGGCTCCATGATATACCTGGTTATTTTCGGCAGTATTATCGGCTTCTCTTCTTACGCCTGGCTAGCCCGGAACGCAACACCTCAGTTGCTGTCTACCTACGCCTTCGTTAATCCGGTCGTAGCCATGCTCCTCGGTGTCACCTTTGCGGGTGAAGTGTTCTCGAGCCAGTCACTCATTGGTGCCGTCGTTGCACTCGTTGGCGTTATTCTCATTACCCTGGGGCGGAAGTAG
- a CDS encoding leucine-rich repeat domain-containing protein — translation MKTGVIILLLGLYALSGRAQVKIVLLKDTTVHQLSRANLNTRYTSLNDLFRAKPAGLFDALRAHSRQFDEFIRKRPDNPQRGFSVYAHEYYQPDGHAQFVLVETDRPQPDSVLQQLLATLTDFYATTTYPASGPVPFRSTSALNYGKTIVPPRTVRRGAGIISTLEAARQTNRPDTVKMLAFNQLELTAIPDVIYRFPSLTELDLSKNALRQLPARVTGAIPTLKRLSLLYNAIPDDSLFFTRNKHLTALNVQGNKLTRVPGSVRLNRRLESLWLGNNNLATLDTKPLRRLHRLNDLNLYSVGLTTLPRSVGRLKHLRVLDLYYNKLTLLPRQIGRLKRLEQLALSHNNLGQLPNSLARLRRLQLLYAHHNRISQLPNDLTRARNLRVLDVSYNWFSVAPAILANLPALEELDLNNNNLQELPTTLGRLKNLKRLHLRSNPLTRDDAKGGPYAPLINELEANHTEVFY, via the coding sequence ATGAAAACCGGTGTTATTATCCTGCTCCTGGGTCTGTATGCGCTGTCCGGTCGGGCGCAGGTCAAGATCGTCTTGCTAAAAGATACCACGGTACACCAGCTGAGTCGGGCCAATCTGAACACCCGGTACACATCATTGAACGACCTGTTCCGCGCGAAACCGGCCGGGCTGTTTGATGCGCTGCGGGCACACAGTCGGCAGTTCGATGAATTCATCAGGAAACGGCCCGACAATCCCCAGCGCGGATTTAGTGTCTATGCCCATGAATATTACCAGCCGGATGGTCATGCGCAATTCGTGCTGGTAGAAACCGACCGTCCCCAACCCGATTCGGTGCTACAGCAGCTACTGGCGACCTTAACCGACTTTTACGCGACCACTACGTATCCGGCCAGTGGCCCGGTACCATTTCGTAGTACAAGCGCGCTGAACTATGGCAAAACGATTGTACCGCCCCGCACGGTCCGGCGGGGCGCGGGTATCATCAGTACGCTCGAGGCAGCCCGCCAGACCAACCGACCCGATACGGTAAAGATGCTGGCTTTTAATCAGCTTGAGCTGACAGCTATACCGGACGTTATTTACCGCTTCCCTAGCCTGACCGAACTTGACCTGTCGAAAAATGCGTTGCGGCAGCTACCGGCGCGCGTAACGGGTGCTATTCCAACCTTGAAGCGATTGAGTCTGCTTTACAACGCAATACCGGATGACAGCCTGTTTTTTACGCGCAACAAGCATTTGACTGCCCTTAATGTACAGGGTAATAAACTTACGCGCGTTCCAGGTTCCGTTCGCCTGAACCGAAGGCTCGAAAGTCTGTGGCTGGGCAACAACAACCTGGCGACCTTAGACACCAAACCACTACGTCGGCTGCACCGCCTGAATGACCTGAATCTGTACAGTGTCGGGTTGACGACGCTTCCCCGGTCAGTCGGCCGCCTGAAACACCTCCGGGTCCTGGATCTGTATTACAATAAACTTACCCTGCTACCACGCCAGATTGGCCGCCTGAAACGGCTGGAGCAGCTGGCTCTATCGCACAACAACCTGGGCCAGTTGCCCAATTCGCTGGCCAGACTACGCCGGTTACAACTGCTGTATGCGCACCACAACCGCATCAGCCAGCTCCCGAATGACCTCACACGGGCAAGAAACCTGCGGGTGCTGGACGTGAGTTACAACTGGTTTTCGGTGGCACCCGCGATTCTGGCTAACCTGCCCGCGTTGGAAGAACTTGATCTGAATAACAATAACCTGCAGGAATTACCGACAACGCTGGGCCGGCTGAAAAATCTGAAGCGGCTTCACCTGCGCTCGAATCCGCTCACCCGAGACGACGCCAAAGGGGGTCCTTACGCTCCGCTCATCAACGAACTGGAAGCGAACCATACGGAGGTATTTTACTAG
- a CDS encoding M16 family metallopeptidase: MKNNRTKRGILAAAWFVSSLTLVSAQDKPVSVPAGVTKGASVEGITEYNLKNGLKVLLFPDPSKPTITVNITYLVGSRHEGLGETGMAHLLEHMVFKGSTKHTNIPQELTAHGARPNGTTWLDRTNYFETFAATDENLKWALDLESDRMVNSFIKKEDLATEFSVVRNEFEMGENSPQNVLNERVVSSAYLWHNYGNSTIGNRSDIERVPIENLQAFYKKFYQPDNAVLVIAGKIDESKTLQLVNEYFGAIPKPTRVLQPTYSQEPVQDGERMVTLRRVGDTKAVSALYHIMPGSHPDYPVMDVVIELLTNEPSGRLYKALIDTKKASQQYGYSFTTKDPGYVYFAAELLKEKSIDDAKAALLGALDSVAITAPTKEEVERAKAKILKDVELSFKNADRVGLAMSEYIATGDWRLGFLYRDALEKVTPADVKRVASYYFKPSNRTVGLFVPDPTPDRVEVPDAPDIMAMVKDYKGRALIAQGEAFDPSPANIDGRTRRIEQPNTIELALLPKTTRGNEVNARLTLRYGDQKSLMNKSAISVLTAAMLDKGTTTRSRQQIKDELDKLKAQVNIFGGGNQVNAVIKTTKENLPAVVRLLTDMLKNPVFDAGEFEKLKQEQLAQIEAQRSEPQSLAFTAFQRQMTPYPKEDVRYVSTPDEDVAALNATKLDDLKQFHKEFYGAQNATMSAVGDFDEAAVRKMVMAELGTWKAKKPFSRLVSTYNDIKPTPQSIEAPDKANAMMVAGVNLPLRDDDPDYPALMLGNYMLGGGFLNSRLAVRIRQKEGISYGVGSQISASSLDKSGMFMTYAIYNPENAEKLEKAFREEMDRVVKDGFTAEEIQAARSGLLQSRMVSRAQDPSLAGTLNNYLYLNRTMAWDADFEKKMESLTPEQVNAAMKKHIDPAKISIIKAGDFAKAAKKIAEKQPASSVSGGKKN; encoded by the coding sequence ATGAAAAATAATCGTACCAAACGGGGTATACTGGCCGCGGCATGGTTCGTGAGTAGCCTGACGCTGGTTTCGGCTCAGGACAAACCGGTGTCCGTACCGGCCGGGGTCACCAAAGGCGCGTCCGTTGAGGGCATCACGGAGTATAACCTCAAGAATGGCCTGAAGGTCTTGCTCTTTCCTGATCCGTCGAAACCAACCATTACGGTCAACATCACGTATCTGGTTGGCTCCCGCCACGAGGGTTTAGGCGAAACCGGTATGGCTCACCTGCTGGAGCACATGGTCTTCAAAGGCTCCACCAAACACACCAACATTCCGCAGGAGCTCACCGCGCATGGCGCCCGGCCTAACGGAACCACCTGGCTTGACCGCACCAATTACTTTGAAACCTTTGCTGCCACGGATGAAAACCTGAAGTGGGCCCTCGACCTCGAAAGCGACCGGATGGTGAACAGCTTCATCAAGAAAGAAGACCTGGCTACCGAATTCTCGGTGGTGCGGAATGAATTCGAGATGGGCGAGAATTCCCCCCAGAATGTGCTTAACGAACGCGTGGTTTCCTCGGCCTACCTGTGGCATAACTACGGCAACTCAACCATTGGCAACCGCTCCGACATTGAGAGGGTACCCATCGAAAACCTGCAGGCTTTTTACAAGAAATTCTACCAACCCGACAATGCCGTACTGGTGATCGCGGGCAAAATCGACGAGTCGAAGACCCTGCAGCTGGTCAACGAGTATTTTGGGGCCATTCCAAAACCAACCCGGGTGCTCCAGCCTACCTACAGCCAGGAGCCGGTGCAGGATGGAGAGCGGATGGTGACCCTCCGGCGTGTGGGCGATACCAAAGCAGTATCGGCCCTGTATCACATCATGCCCGGTTCCCACCCCGACTATCCCGTTATGGACGTAGTGATTGAGCTGCTCACCAACGAACCCAGCGGCCGTCTGTACAAAGCCCTGATCGACACCAAAAAAGCGTCGCAGCAGTACGGGTACTCCTTTACCACCAAGGACCCCGGCTACGTATACTTCGCGGCTGAACTGCTGAAAGAAAAATCCATCGACGACGCGAAGGCCGCTTTGCTGGGGGCGCTCGATTCGGTAGCCATCACCGCCCCCACCAAGGAGGAAGTGGAGCGGGCCAAAGCCAAAATCCTGAAAGATGTAGAATTGAGCTTTAAAAACGCGGATCGGGTCGGTCTGGCCATGAGCGAATACATTGCCACAGGCGACTGGCGGCTTGGTTTCCTGTACCGCGATGCGCTCGAGAAAGTTACTCCCGCCGATGTAAAACGGGTGGCCAGCTATTACTTCAAGCCTTCTAACCGAACCGTTGGCCTCTTCGTACCAGACCCTACGCCCGACCGCGTCGAAGTACCCGATGCGCCGGATATTATGGCGATGGTCAAGGACTACAAAGGACGGGCCCTGATTGCGCAGGGGGAAGCGTTTGACCCCTCCCCGGCCAACATTGACGGGCGCACCCGGCGCATTGAACAGCCCAACACCATTGAGCTGGCCCTGCTGCCCAAGACCACCCGCGGCAACGAAGTGAACGCCCGGTTGACGCTGCGGTACGGCGACCAGAAAAGCCTGATGAACAAATCAGCCATTTCGGTACTCACGGCGGCCATGCTCGACAAAGGAACTACCACCCGTAGTCGACAGCAAATCAAGGATGAACTCGATAAGCTCAAAGCTCAGGTCAATATTTTTGGCGGTGGAAACCAGGTCAACGCGGTAATTAAAACCACAAAAGAAAACCTGCCGGCTGTTGTCCGTCTGCTGACCGATATGCTCAAGAATCCGGTTTTTGACGCTGGTGAATTTGAAAAACTCAAGCAGGAACAGCTCGCCCAGATCGAAGCCCAGCGGTCGGAGCCGCAGTCGCTCGCTTTTACGGCGTTCCAGCGCCAGATGACGCCCTACCCCAAAGAGGACGTTCGCTACGTGAGTACGCCCGATGAGGACGTAGCAGCCCTCAACGCCACCAAGCTCGACGACCTGAAGCAATTCCACAAAGAGTTCTACGGGGCTCAGAACGCTACGATGTCGGCCGTCGGCGATTTCGACGAAGCAGCGGTCCGCAAGATGGTCATGGCCGAGCTGGGTACCTGGAAAGCGAAGAAACCTTTCAGCCGGCTGGTGTCGACCTACAACGATATTAAGCCAACACCTCAATCGATTGAGGCACCCGACAAAGCCAATGCCATGATGGTAGCGGGCGTAAACCTGCCCCTGCGTGACGATGATCCGGATTATCCGGCGCTGATGTTGGGCAACTACATGCTGGGGGGCGGCTTCCTGAACTCACGCCTGGCGGTACGTATCCGGCAAAAAGAAGGCATCAGTTACGGAGTGGGGTCGCAGATCTCTGCCAGCTCACTCGATAAATCAGGGATGTTTATGACCTACGCCATCTACAACCCCGAGAACGCCGAGAAGCTGGAAAAAGCCTTCCGGGAAGAGATGGACCGCGTGGTGAAAGATGGCTTTACCGCCGAAGAGATCCAGGCTGCCCGGTCGGGTCTGCTTCAGTCGCGGATGGTGTCGCGGGCGCAGGACCCGAGCCTGGCCGGTACGCTCAACAACTATCTCTACTTAAACCGCACGATGGCCTGGGATGCCGACTTCGAGAAAAAGATGGAATCGCTGACCCCCGAGCAGGTGAACGCAGCGATGAAAAAACATATCGACCCTGCTAAGATTTCGATCATCAAAGCGGGCGACTTCGCCAAGGCCGCCAAGAAAATTGCCGAAAAACAACCCGCGTCGTCGGTAAGTGGCGGTAAGAAGAACTAG
- a CDS encoding LytR/AlgR family response regulator transcription factor, producing the protein MTILLIEDEPLIARQLRKLVQQLEPAATIDGPLVSVQGVIDYLTHHRPDLIVADIQLADGVSFDAFGQLNLNVPIIFTTAYDEYAIRAFKLNSIDYLLKPIDPAELKTALAKYHRWQPTGTDFADQFRTFLSQLNGQSPPPAYKRRFLGHQLRQIVSVAQEQVAYFIRDELIYLYTTAGQRLVTDYKTLDELDDMADPTRFFRATRQCLVQIDAVAGYRPHHTGKIQVLLHPPNDRFELMVSKEKAAPFRHWFEG; encoded by the coding sequence ATGACCATTTTACTAATTGAAGATGAACCGCTCATTGCCCGCCAGCTGCGCAAACTGGTACAGCAACTCGAGCCAGCGGCCACCATCGACGGCCCGCTCGTCAGCGTGCAGGGCGTAATCGATTACCTCACCCACCACCGCCCCGATCTGATCGTAGCCGACATTCAGCTAGCCGATGGGGTGAGCTTCGACGCTTTCGGTCAGCTTAACCTGAACGTGCCCATCATCTTTACCACCGCCTACGACGAATACGCCATTCGCGCGTTCAAACTGAACAGCATCGATTACCTACTGAAACCCATCGACCCCGCTGAACTGAAAACAGCGCTCGCCAAATACCACCGGTGGCAGCCCACGGGTACCGACTTTGCCGATCAGTTCAGGACGTTCCTCAGTCAATTAAACGGCCAGTCGCCCCCACCGGCCTACAAACGGCGGTTTCTGGGCCACCAGCTTAGACAGATCGTATCAGTAGCGCAGGAACAGGTCGCCTACTTCATCCGCGACGAGCTGATCTACCTCTACACTACCGCCGGCCAGCGACTGGTGACCGATTATAAAACCCTCGACGAGCTGGATGACATGGCCGATCCAACCCGTTTTTTTCGGGCTACCCGCCAGTGCCTGGTACAGATCGACGCGGTGGCTGGCTACCGACCCCACCACACGGGTAAAATACAGGTACTGCTTCACCCACCCAACGACCGGTTTGAGTTAATGGTCAGTAAGGAAAAGGCGGCCCCGTTCAGGCACTGGTTCGAAGGCTGA